In Anguilla rostrata isolate EN2019 chromosome 1, ASM1855537v3, whole genome shotgun sequence, a genomic segment contains:
- the hspb6 gene encoding heat shock protein beta-6 — protein sequence MDFDLPPSVPLGGIPWERVLSPLIPRLSGTQGPYTWAPSEQQIPTTEHTGSSQVACDRSGFTVHVDVKHFCPEELMVKVTGDFVEVHGKHEQRKDGPGLVSRQFNRRYRIPEGVDVAALESAVSPEGILVICAPLLQGESSRPLPHTGP from the exons ATGGACTTCGACCTGCCGCCTTCAGTCCCTCTCGGTGGCATTCCATGGGAGAGGGTTCTCTCGCCGCTGATCCCTCGGCTAAGCGGAACACAGGGTCCGTATACCTGGGCACCATCGGAGCAGCAGATTCCCACCACGGAACACACTGGCTCTTCGCAG GTCGCTTGTGATCGCAGTGGGTTTACCGTACATGTTGACGTGAAGCACTTCTGCCCGGAGGAGCTCATGGTGAAGGTGACAGGAGACTTTGTTGAGGTTCACGGAAAGCACGAGCAAAGAAAG GACGGGCCAGGCTTGGTGTCGCGGCAGTTTAACCGTCGGTACCGGATCCCAGAGGGAGTGGACGTGGCCGCGCTGGAATCCGCCGTGTCCCCAGAGGGCATCCTGGTCATCTGCGCCCCTCTGCTGCAAGGGGAAAGCTCCCGGCCTCTGCCTCACACTGGACCCTGA